ATGGTGGCATTTGTGTCAACGCTACATCACCAGGAGAAGCAGACTACCACTGGGAAATAAAGAGAAGCAGCCGCAGCAGTACAGTCACTGGGAAGCAGAAAGCCTAGTGGGAACTCCTACTCTGGCAGGCCTCCTGGGTCAACCAATCAGGGTCATCTGGCATCCGCAGTTGGGACCTCTCACAGGGAGAGCATGGAGAAAGGAACCAGCTTGACTCTACACTGATAGGTTAGCTCATCCAGAGGGCGGAGGATTGACAGTGGCTGGGGGTGAGGCTGGGTCAAACCTAACCCATATATTGCAAATACCATAAGAAGTTGAGAAAGCAACGGATCATGATCCAGGAATGTGAGAACAGGCATTCAGGGAAGAGAGAAGAACCAGATGGTCCAATCCCCTCTTTTGCCTAATCAGAGGCCTGGAGAAATTTATGGGCCAACGTCCACATGAGAGCAGAAGGATGGGCTAATGTTGTTTAATAATATGCATCCCAGTTCCCTTATAATTTGTGTAAAGATGACTTCAGACTGGTTTTTCTTACAGTGGATTTCATATTTTGGTAATTTATTTGTGTCAAGCATGAgctctcaaaataaccagtccttgaatcttgaaacaaagtttggtttattgataatccatgtggctcattcgagctggggattggaactgatactctgtaacactagaatacatactttaagatggcacatcaaaggttctataaacaattctacattcacgtgtgaaattcacacgctaggttccttatctatattgcggctagcacatcctgggttcaggcctggctgagcctgagaacaagtcccaagaggtcttatcttcaaagaggacattcctacatttgttagtaaaagcgaaagaagaaaggtgggggttgctacttcgATGTGCCTAAatttaattcagggttagtaacaattctatattCTGAATACTATAATAGAGAATAAAGATACAATGCTTGGCAATTTGTTTACTTCATGTCCTTCATTTATAGTTTGCAAAGTGCCTACTCAGAGGGAAAGGGGTTTGCTTAAATACAATATCTCAAACACTATTCTAATTGACTAATCCTCCatttcttgggggtgggtgggtggtgggtgggagaaAGACATTCCTGTAGCTGAGCTTTGTTTGTTAGGTATTGTTCGTCAGGTATTGTTTGTTAACATCTCTCAAACTAGATAAGTGGATTTTTGCTCACTTCCTTTTCAGCACTCTCTTTTCTTCTTAAGAAATCATGCAATTAGTTTCTTAATTTGGAGGGGTATTTTCCACATGCCCTCTTGGATATCCTTGTTCCTGAGGCTATAAATGATTGGATTCAGGAGTGGTGGCAAAACAGTATACACAACAGCAGAGATCAAATCCAGAGTTGGAGAGGAAAGTGCTTTGGGCCTCATGTAGGAAAAAACACCAGTGatgataaataaagaaaagacagTCAAGTGGggagtgcaagtggagaaggctTTGTGTCTGCCTTGAACAGATGGAATCTTCAGTACCGTAGAGAAGATGTAGCCATAGGAAACAAAGATGAATACAAACATAAAGGAGTCCACAATCAGCCCAAGAACAAGAATCAGTTGTTCATTAACTTTTGTATCAGTGCAAGAGATCTTTTGTAGTTGAGGGATGTCGCAGAAAAATTGTGCAATAATATTGGACCCACAGAAGTTTAACCTAAACGTGACACCAGTTTCTAATACTGCATGCAACACACTGCTTATCCAAGAAGCAACTGCCATCTGAGCACAGGCATCCCAACTCATGATTAGTCTGTACTGTAGAGGATGGCAGATGGCTACATAGCGGTCATAGGCCATAACAGCGAGGATAGCAAGCTCAGCAGTGACACACATGACAACAAAGAAGATCTGTGAGACACATCCAGAGAAAGAAATATGTTTGTTGTTTGTCAAGGAAATGGCCATTGATTTGGGGACAGTGGTAGAGATGACGCAGGTATCAATCAGTGATAAGTTCACTAAGAAGAAGTACATGGGGGTATGGAGGTGATGATTTAGGGCCACAGCTAAGACAATGAGACAGTTCCCAATGACAGCTAAGAAATAAGTGGAGAGGAAAATCACAAAATGCAAAATTTGCATGTCATGGTGATCAGAAAA
The sequence above is a segment of the Heteronotia binoei isolate CCM8104 ecotype False Entrance Well chromosome 15, APGP_CSIRO_Hbin_v1, whole genome shotgun sequence genome. Coding sequences within it:
- the LOC132583436 gene encoding olfactory receptor 14A16-like, with the protein product MAVRNQIANQSTVKEFLLITFSDHHDMQILHFVIFLSTYFLAVIGNCLIVLAVALNHHLHTPMYFFLVNLSLIDTCVISTTVPKSMAISLTNNKHISFSGCVSQIFFVVMCVTAELAILAVMAYDRYVAICHPLQYRLIMSWDACAQMAVASWISSVLHAVLETGVTFRLNFCGSNIIAQFFCDIPQLQKISCTDTKVNEQLILVLGLIVDSFMFVFIFVSYGYIFSTVLKIPSVQGRHKAFSTCTPHLTVFSLFIITGVFSYMRPKALSSPTLDLISAVVYTVLPPLLNPIIYSLRNKDIQEGMWKIPLQIKKLIA